Within Sinorhizobium sp. RAC02, the genomic segment ATGATGACCGAAATCTGTGGGATGACACCGGAGGCGAGCACATTGCGCTGGAAGACTTCGGCATAGCCACCAAGCGCTGCGACACCCTCCTGGATGCGCGCGCCGCCCGCATCGTAAAGGCCGATGATCGGCGCGCGGTTCTTCAGCGCCATGTCCTGGACCTTCATGATCTTCTGGGCATGGGTTTCGGAAAGCGAGCCGCCGAAGACCGTGAAATCCTTGGCGAAGACGAAGACGGTGCGGCCGTTGACCGTGCCCCAGCCGGTGACGACACCGTCGCCGGCGATCTTCGATTTCTCCATGCCGAAATCCGTCGAGCGATGCTCGACGAACATGTCGAATTCCTCGAACGAGCCCTCGTCCAGAAAGACATCGATGCGTTCGCGCGCCGTCAGCTTGCCGCGCTTGTGCTGTGCATCGATGCGCACCTGGCCGCCGCCCATGCGGGCGCGCTCGCGCCGGACTTCGAGCTCGTGGAGAATTTCCTTCATGCCTTCGGTTCCTCCCGTTTCACCAATGGCTTAGCATGCGGGATCGGGAGCTTGAAGGGGCGTTTTCTAGATCGAAGGTCTTAGAATTCACTCGCAACTGATCGTCTGGGTGACGACGCAGGGCGCGATCTTCTTCTTGGAGCCGTCCGGCAGCGCGCGCGAGCGCACCGTCAGCGCCGCTTCGGTCGGGATGACAACTGGGCGCGTGTCCCTGCGCGAATGGTCCTGGACGGTCTGGCGTGCCGCCGGCTTGCGCTGGCCACCGGCATGCTTTCGTCCCTTGCCGGGGCGTTTGCCAATGGAGGTCTTTCCGGCCGAAACCGGTGCCAGGTGGTAGGCGAGCGCCACCCGCTTGGCGATTGCGTCACCAAGTGCTGTTTCGCGGCCCTTGCGGCCGGGCATATAGCTGTTGACCGTCATGGCCTGGCGCGACGAGGTGCCGCCCTTCAGGTCAGACAGGGTGACCGTGACATTGGCCGAACTCTGGCCATCAGCCGTCTGCTTGAGTGCTGAGACCCGCACATCCAGGGCAGCGCGGTCAATCTGCATCGCGCGACGGGTGGCCCCGGCCGCGCGCTTCAGGTGTTCGCCGGTCCGTTTCAGCACGCTTGACGGGACGCTTTCATCGCCGCTCACCACGACCTTGCGGATATCCCGCACGGGAAATCCTTCTGCGGCGGCGGCAAGCGGTGCGGAAACGAGGAGGCAGGCGGAGAGAAGCGTGCGGAGAAGGAACTGCATGAGACGAATACCGGTATGCGATGTCAATGGTCGGTGGCGTGTCAAAATGGTGCGAAAGTCTTAACGAATGCTGATCAGCGCGAAATCTCGGCGAACACGGACGCAGCAATGTCCATTTCCTCGCGCCGAAGCTCGCGGCGACGGAAGGCTTCCTCGTCGGTGCCCCAATGCTCGATCTGCCAGTCTTCGTCGAGATGGGCGAGCGCCCAGGCCTTGTCGGCATCGATCTCGCCTTCGGCGAGCGCCAGCGCCAGCAGCGCCGAACCGGTGAGCGTGGTCACCGTGTGCAGGCAGGCGAGCGCGAGCGGGTGACGATACGCGGCAAGTGCTGCGGAAAATGCCGCGACTGCCGGCACCGGCTGCTCCTGATGGATGACGCCTTCGATGAGAATGAAACGTGCGCCCTTGGCGTCCGCGGCCCAGCGGATAACCGGGTCCCAGCCATCGCGCTGGCGATCGACCAGACCGGTCGGCGAATCCGCGCGGTAGCAGAGAAGGTCCGTGCCGGAAAAACGCACGATCTCGTCGAACACGGCGTCAAAATTATCGGCGACGCCATCGATGGCGGTGTTGACGAGACGTGTCACCGGCATTTTTGCGGGGTCGATCTCCTCGCCCTGCCCGTCCCATTCGGCGCGCAGGCGATCGGCAATGGCCTGCGTCGGCACGGCCAGCAGCTTCTTGCCGGGCGTGCGCACCGGGCGGCCGTCGAGCAGGATGCGGAAACCCTCCTCGGAGGCGTCGGTCGAAACCTCCTTGTAGAAACGCTTCGGTAGCGGGCGTTTCATCTGGATCTGTGCGCGGCGCACCGGATCGGGATCGCTCATCGCGTCGGAAAGGTCGCTCAGAATGTCACGCATCGGAAATCTCCAACCATTCGAGAAGGTCGGCGGGCGTGCGCAGGATGTGATCCGCCCCCGCCTCGACCAGTTCGGGCACGCTGGCATAGCCCCAGGAAACGCCGATCGCCGCAGCACCGGCCGCCTTCGCCATCTGCATATCGTAGATCGCATCGCCGATAACAACCGTCCTGGCCGCGTCGATGCCCGCTTCGCTGCAGCATTCCGTCACCATGGCCGGATGCGGCTTGGACGGGCAATCGTCCGCGGTACGCGAGACGAAGAAGGTCTTGTCGAAGCCATGGGTCGCGCGGATCAGATCGAGGCCGCGGCGGGACTTGCCGGTGACCGCGCCGAGGATCAGGTCGTCCTCCCGCTCCAGCCTGGCCATCATCTCCGCGATGCCTGGGAAAAGCGGCTCCTGGAAGCCCGGCTCCCCGCGCACGCCCATGTAGGTCGCCTTGTAGTGCGCGGTCATAGCCAACGCCTCGTCGTCGACATGCGGCTTGCCCTGCATGCGGGCAATCGCGATGTCGAGCGTCAGGCCGATGATCGCCTTGGTCTCGGAAACGTCCGGCCGGGCATGGCCGAAATCGACGAAGGTGCGGGCCATGACCTCATGGATCAGCCCGACGCTGTCGACCAGCGTGCCGTCGCAATCGAAGAGTACCAGTCGCATCAGTCTTCCTCGTCCGCCGAGGTCATGTCGAAGCCGAAGAGGTTCCAGGTCTGCACCATGTGCGCCGGCATCGGCGCCGTCACGCGCAGCCGCCCGCCGGAGGGGTGCGGGACGTCGATGCGGCGGGCGTGGAGATGCAGCTTGTTCTGCACGCCGCCCGGGAAGGCCCAGTTGAACTCTGCCTCGAAATATTTCGGATCGCCGATAATCGGATGGCCGATATGGGCGGCGTGCACGCGAAGCTGGTGCGTGCGGCCGGTATAGGGTTCCATCTCCAGCCAGGCGAAGTTCTGCGCCGCCTGCTCGATAATCCGGTAAAAGGATACTGCGTGGTCGGCGCCGTCCTCGCCATGTTTGGCAATGCGCATGCGGTCGCCGTCCGGCGTCTGCTCCTTGACGAGCCAGGTCGAAATCTTGTCCTCGCGCTTCTTCGGCACGCCCATCACCAGCGACCAGTAGGTCTTCTTGGTATCGCGCTCGCGGAAGGCGGCCGTCAGCTTCTGCGCCGCGCCACGCGTGCGGGCGATGACGAGCACGCCGGACGTGTCGCGGTCGAGCCGGTGCACAAGGCGCGGCTTCTCGCCCTTCGGGCTGGTCCAGGCTTCGAGCATCTGGTCGATATGCCGGTTGATGCCCGATCCGCCCTGCACGGCGATGCCGGGGGGCTTGTTCAGCACGATGACCTTGTCGTCCTCATGCAACAGCATACGGGAGAGAAGTTCATGATCCGAGGAATGTTTGAGATCGCGGCCGGCGATCGGCCCGGCCTTCGCAGCCTTGGCGTCGACCTCCATCGGGGGGACGCGGATCATCTGCCCCGGCTGCACGCGGGTATCGCTCTTGACGCGGCCACCATCGACGCGCACCTGCCCGGAACGCAGCAATTTCTGGAGCGGGCCGAAGCCGAGGCCCGGATAATGGGTCTTGAACCACCGGTCCAGGCGCATGCCCGCCTCGTCGTTCTCCACCTGCCTGTGTTCAATGCCTGCCATCTTCGCCTTCTTTCGTTGCGCGTGCTTTAACGCAAGAACGGGCGAAGGGGAACAGCTAGAAGGCGCGGAACGTCAGCGTGGTCAGCGATCGCATGATGCCGGGAATGGAGGCGACGTGATCGTTGATGAACTTGCCGATATCCTCCTCGCTGTCGACATAGATCTTCAGGAGCAGGTCGTAATCACCGCTGGTGGAATAAAGCTCCGAGATGAGTTCCGTAGCGTAAAGCGCATCGGCCACCTCATAGGTCTTGCCCGGAGCGCATTGCAATTGCACGAAAATCGGCTTCATCGGTCCTCCCGCGCCATCGGCGGCATGCTGACTGTTCTAGCGCAATCCCGGACGCAAAACCGCTTCACACTTTTGCTGGGATTGCTTCGGCCACCGATTCCGGCGGCATTTCCTTACCTCTTATGACGGATTTGGCTTGTTAAAGGCAAGACCGGCCGAAATTCGCACAGACTGTTAAAATTCGATGAAAATGCAACCACCGCGTTTTACACGCAGGAAAGGCGCAACTGTTAACTTGCACGGACGCAAACCAACTTTGTTGAACGCCCATGACCCAGATCGTGACAGTCTCACCAACCACAGCCGCCTATGCATCGCAGGGGATGAGACCGCAGACACGCGCGAATACGCTTTTCGAGGAGCGTATCCACGTCTGGAGCGAAGATGCAAAGATCCGCGGCGACGCGCGCACCGTCGCCATGCTCAATGTCATTCAGCCGCCGGCGCTGGCTCTTGCCCTCATCACCGCGACGAGCGGCACGCCGCAAGTGACCGTCGCAGAGGCGCAACGCGTCTATGACGAAAACGGTTCGCCCGCTCTGCAAGAACCCGTCTGATCCTCCCTCAAGAACCAGCCGTCCTCCAAACTCTTGGCCCCGTTTCGGGGTCATTCTTTTGTCTCTTTCCCTCCACGACAAAAAATTGTTCCACAGCGACGCCGCCTCTTGCCAAAACACAGGCAAGGTCGTTATCTGAGGCCGACCTCGCTGGGAGAAGCTGGCCGCCTCGAAAGGGCATGGCCGGTGCCGAAGGAGCAACCGCCCCGGAAACTCTCAGGCAAAAGGACCAGCAAGGTGCCGTCGGAACTCTGGAGAGAAGCGTTTTTTTGAAGCGCTCGCCGAAGGGATAACAATCTCAGGCGAAGGGACAGAGGGGGCTCAGGAGAACGGCGCGCAAGCGCCGATATTGTGAGCCGGTGCCCGGTCGGATGATGGGCGCCAAAAGACTGGAGGGCGCCTTTTGGACGTATCGTCTGAACTCAAGAAAACCCCGCTTCATGCGCTGAACCTGTCGCTCGGCGGCCGCATGGTGCCGTTCGCCGGCTATGAGATGCCGGTGCAATATACGGCCGGCGTCATGAAGGAACATCTTCAAACCCGCGCCGCGGCCGGCCTGTTCGACGTGTCCCACATGGGCCAGGTGACGGTGCGCGCCCGCTCCGGTGACAATGCCGACGCTGCGCGCGCGCTCGAGACGCTGGTGCCGGTCGATGTGCTTGGCCTTGGCGAAGGCCGCCAGCGCTATGCGCTGTTCACCAATGACGACGGCGGCATTCTCGACGACCTGATGATCGCCAATCGCGGCGACCATTTTTATGTCGTCGTCAACGCCGCCTGCAAGGACGCGGATTTCGCCCATATGCAGGCGAAGATCGGCGACGTCTGCGAACTGACACTGCACAACGACCGCGCGCTGGTCGCCCTTCAGGGGCCACACGCGGAATCGGTGCTTGCCGAACTCTGGGCCGACGTCTCCTCCATGCGCTTCATGGATGTGCGCGCCTGCGACCTGCATGACGCCGACTGCATCGTCTCGCGCTCCGGCTATACCGGCGAAGACGGTTTCGAAATCTCCATTCCGGCGGACCTTGCCGAAGCAGTCTGTCGCCGCCTGCTCGACCATCCGGACGTGCTGCCGATTGGCCTGGGCGCGCGCGATTCGCTGCGCCTCGAAGCCGGCCTCTGCCTCTACGGCAACGACATCGATACCAGCACGACGCCCGTCGAAGGCGCGCTCGAATGGGCGATCCAGAAGGTGCGCCGCAAGGGTGGCGAGCGCGCCGGCGGTTTCCCCGGTGCCGATATCATCCTCGACCAGCTCGAGAACGGTGCCGAACGCCGCCGCGTCGGCCTGAAGGCCGAAGGCCGCGCGCCCATCCGTGGCGGGGCGGTGCTTGCGACCGATGCCGAGGGCGAAGATGTCGTCGGAACCGTCACTTCCGGCGGCTTCGGCCCGAATGTCGATGGCCCTGTCGCCATGGGCTACGTCACCAAATCGGCAGCAACGCCCGGCACCCAGCTTTATGCCGGTGTGCGCGGCAAGTTCCTGCCGATTTCCGTGGCAACCCTGCCCTTCGTCAAGAACACCTTCAAGCGCTGAATCACGGTCCGCTTCCCGGCCTGCGTGGAGACAGGGCTGACAGGCGGATGAGCGGCAAACCGGACAACAATCACTTTCCGAGAGAGGAACAAACATGCTGAAATTCACCGAAGAACACGAGTGGCTGCAGATCGACGGCGACGTAGCGACCGTCGGCATCACGGCGCACGCGGCCGAGCAGCTCGGCGACCTCGTCTTCGTCGAACTGCCCGAGGTTGGCGCCACCTTCTCGAAGGGCGGCGATGCGTCGACCGTCGAATCCGTCAAGGCTGCCTCCGACGTCTACTGCCCGCTCGACGGCGAAATCGTCGAGGTGAACGAAGCGATCGTTGCCGATCCCTCCCTCGTCAACAGCGACCCGCAGGGCGCCGGCTGGTTCTTCAAGCTGAAGCTTGCCAACAAGGCCGATGCCGATGGCCTGATGGACGAAGCCGCCTACAAGGAGCTTGTCGGCTGATGTCTCTCCCCAAGGACTTTGCCTTTACCGATTACCAGCCCTACGACTTCGCCAACCGTCGCCATATCGGCCCTTCGCCGAAGGAAATGGAGGCGATGCTCAAGGTAGTCGGTTACCCGAGCCTCGACGCGCTGATCGACGACACCGTTCCGAAATCGATCCGCCAGACCAAGGCGCTCGAATGGGGTGCGCCGATGACCGAGCGCGAGGCGCTCGACAAGATGCGTGAGACCGCCAACCGCAACAAGAAGCTCGTCTCGCTGATCGGCCAGGGCTACTACGGCACGATCACGCCGCCGGTCGTCCAGCGCAACATCCTGGAAAACCCGGCCTGGTACACGGCCTATACGCCCTACCAGCCGGAAATCAGCCAGGGCCGCCTCGAGGCGCTGCTCAACTACCAGACCATGGTCTGCGACCTCACCGGTCTCGACGTCGCGAATGCCTCACTGCTCGACGAGGCGACCGCGGCTGCCGAAGCCATGGCGATGGCGCAGCGCGTGGCGAAGTCTAAGGCGAATGCCTTCTTCGTCGACGAAAACTGCCACCCGCAGACGATCGCACTGCTGAAGACCCGTTCCGAGCCGCTCGGCTGGCAGATCATCGTCGGTGATCCCTTCACCGATCTCGATCCCGTCGACGTGTTCGGCGCGATTTTCCAGTATCCGGGTACCTATGGTCATGTGCGCGATTTTTCGGGCCTGATCGCCCGCCTGCACCAGACCGGCGCCATCGCCGTCATGGCGGCCGATCCGCTGGCGCTCGCCCTCCTCAAGTCGCCCGGCGAGATGGATGCGGATATCGCCATCGGCTGCACCCAGCGTTTTGGCGTGCCGGTCGGTTATGGTGGGCCGCATGCCGCCTACATGGCCGTCAAGGACGCCTACAAGCGCTCGATGCCCGGCCGCCTCGTCGGCGTCTCCATCGATGCCCGCGGCAACCGCGCCTACCGCCTGTCGCTCCAGACCCGCGAGCAGCACATCCGCCGCGAAAAGGCGACGTCGAACATCTGCACCGCGCAGGTCCTGCTCGCCGTCATGGCTTCGATGTATGCCGTGTTCCATGGTCCGCAGGGCCTGAAGGCGATCTCGCAGAGCGTGCACCAGAAGACCGTGCGCCTCGCCATGGGCCTGGAAAAGCTTGGCTACACCGTTGAGCCGGAAGTGTTCTTCGACACGATCACCGTGCATGTCGGCAAGCTGCAGGGCATCATCCTGAAGACGGCCGTCGCGGAAGAAGTAAACCTTCGCAAGATCGGCGACGACCGTATCGGCATCAGCCTCGACGAGCGCTCGCGCCCCGTCACGCTGGAAGCCGTCTGGCGGGCCTTCGGTGGTGATTTCGAGGTTGCGGAATTTGAACCGGGCTATCGCCTGCCGGAAGACCTGCTGCGCACCAGCGAATACCTGACGCATCCGATCTTCCACATGAACCGCGCGGAAAGCGAGATGACACGCTACATCCGCCGGCTTTCCGACCGCGACCTCGCGCTCGACCGCTCGATGATCCCGCTCGGCTCGTGCACGATGAAACTCAACGCCACGGCGGAAATGCTGCCGATCACCTGGCCGGAGTTCGCGGAGATTCACCCCTTCGTGCCGGCCGACCAGGCGCAGGGCTACCGGCACCTCATCGAGGACCTGTCGCAGAAACTCTGCGACATTACCGGCTACGACGCCGTCTCCATGCAGCCGAATTCCGGCGCGCAGGGTGAATATGCCGGTCTGCTGACGATCCGTGCCTATCATCTCGCCAACGGCAATACGCATCGCGACGTCTGCCTCATCCCGACCTCCGCGCACGGCACCAACCCGGCGTCGGCACAGATGGTCGGCATGAAGGTCGTCGTCGTGAAGGTGTCCGACAACGGCGACATCGACATGGACGACTTCCGTGCCAAGGCAGAACAGCATGCGGACAACCTGTCCTGCTGCATGATCACCTACCCGTCCACGCATGGCGTCTTCGAAGAGAACGTGCGCGAAATCTGCGAGATCGTGCACAAGCATGGCGGCCAGGTCTATATCGACGGTGCCAATATGAACGCCATGGTCGGGCTTGCCCGTCCGGGTGATATCGGCGGCGACGTCAGCCACCTCAACCTGCACAAGACCTTTTGCATCCCGCATGGCGGCGGTGGTCCCGGCATGGGACCGATCGGCGTCAAGGCGCATCTTGCACCCTTCCTGCCGGCAAACCCGACGACAGGCGAGGCCGGTGCAGTCTCGGCGGCTCCCTTCGGCTCGGCCTCCATCCTGCCGATCTCCTGGAGCTATTGCCTGATGATGGGTGGCGAAGGCCTGACACAGGCGACGAAGGTGGCGATCCTCAACGCCAACTACATCGCCGCCCGCCTGAAGGGCGCGTATGACGTGCTCTACAAGTCCGCCAAGGGCCGCGTGGCACATGAATGCATCATCGACACGCGTCCGCTCGTCGACAGCGCCGGCGTGACCGTCGACGACGTCGCCAAGCGCCTGATCGACTGCGGCTTCCACGCGCCGACCATGAGCTGGCCGGTCGCCGGCACGCTGATGATCGAGCCGACCGAATCGGAGACCAAGGCCGAGATCGACCGCTTCTGCGATGCGATGCTGGCGATCCGCGAGGAAGCCCGCGCCATCGAGGAAGGCCGGATGGACAAGGTCAACAACCCGCTGAAGAACGCCCCGCACACAGTGGAAGACCTCGTCGGCGAATGGGATCGTCCCTATTCGCGGGAGCAGGCCTGCTACCCGCCGGGCGCCTTCCGGGTCGACAAATACTGGTCGCCGGTCAACCGCGTCGACAACGTCTATGGCGACCGCAACCTCGTCTGCTCCTGCCCGCCGCTGGAAGACTACGCGGACGCAGCCGAATAAAAACGGCTACGCCAAGGGCAAAAACTTGAACCCCGGCCGATCCTATCGGCCGGGGTTTTCCATTGCGGGCAGGGAGAAGTCAGGGCGCGACCGCGACGTCCACCCAGAAACGGGTAAAACCTTCGGCGAAATCGCGATAGCCGCTGACCGTCGAAGGTTTGACGGCATAGGCATTGGCGCCGTTCTGATAGGCGCGGTTCACATCGACGGAATTCGACGAGGAGGACAGCATGATCACCGGCGTGACTGCCGTGCGCGTGCGTGCGCGCAGCCGCTTGAGCAGGTCCATGCCGCTCGTTCCCGGCATGTTGATGTCGAGGAGGATATAGTCGAAGGCTTCGATATCGAGCCGGTCACTCGCCTGTTCCGCGTCGGCAACGTGGGTGATTTCGATCGGGCTGCCGGCATCGCTGAAGGCACGCATGACGAAGCGTACATCGACGGGATCGTCATCGACGACGATCAGCTTTCTAGCCGAGCCTGCCACGTTCGTTCCCCCTTGACTTTACGGGTTGCGGAAACGTCACCACGAAGCGTGCGCCCGGACCATAGGTGGTGTCAAGCGCTATAACGCCGTTGTGGCTCTCGACGATCCGCCGCGCCAGCGCCAAGCCGACGCCGGTGCCCTGATAAACCGACTCGTCCCGGTGAAGTCTCTGGAAAACATCGAAAATCCGCTCGACATGCTGCGGATCGATACCAATGCCGTCATCTTCGACCACGAAAGCAATACCGGCTTCGTTGTGTTGCGAATAGACGCGCACCACGGGGGCCTTGTCAGGGTGGTGGTATTTCAGCGCATTGCCGATCAGGTTCTGGGCCAGGCGCTTCAGAAGCTCCGGGTCGCCCATGACCTCCGGCAGCGACCGGATATCGACCCGCCCGCTGGTTTCCTGCACATGGGTTTCAAGCAGCACCAGCGCGTCGCGAACCACATCGGCGAGTGCGACCGGCTTTGGCGACGTGATGCGGTAGGCGATCTGGGAAAATTCGAGCAGGCTGTCGATGATGCGGCGCATGCGCGCGGCACTTTTGCGCACATGGTCCGAATAATGCGCCAGTTCGGCAAACTCGCCGCGGTGCAGATCTTCGGAAATCATCTCGGCAAACATCGAGAGATGGCGTAGCGGCGCCTTCAGGTCATGCGAAACCGTCGCGGTGAACTGGTCGAGCGCCTCGTTCTTGCGACGCAGTTCGTTCGTCTGCGCCTCCACCTTATGCTGCTGGTGCTTGGCCTCGGTGATGTCACGCCCAACGCTGACGACCTCGGTGACGCCGCTCTCATCGAAGATGGCGACGGCCGTCCAGAACATCCAGTCCTCTTTGCCATCCGGCCCCTCGGTGCAGACTTCGAGCGAGCGCACGGGCGCCTCGCGCGTATAGCTGTCGATGTTCATCAGGTCGGCCGTCTGTTCCGGCGCGCAGGCAACGTCCGGCAGATAGCGACCGACAAGCTCGTCGGTGGTCGAGCCGACATGCGCGGCATATTTGTCGTTGGCAAAGCGGATGGTGAGGTTCCTGTCGAAGCGCAGGATCATATCCGGCAGGATCTGCAGCAGCGAGAGATAGTCGCGGCGCTTCTCCTCGAGGGCGGCCTCGGCGCGTTTCAGCTCCGAAACATCGACGCGCAACGCGACGATATCGCCGGTTTCAGCCACATGGCTTTCGCCGCGGATCCAACGGTCCTTGCCGAACTGGAAGACGCTTCCGCCACTATCGGTGTTCCTGTGGCTTTCAAGGCGCTGGCGCACCGTCTCCTCTGCCTCCGGCGTGCCTTCCTGAACGCCGGGAAACATGCCCACGCGCAGGCTGGCGCGCGCGATGCTCTCCAGCGTCGCACCGACGCGCACGGCATCCCGGGCATGCCCGCAACGCTCCTTATAGGAGCGGTTGAACATAACCAGCCGCTCTTCCTGATCGAAGATCGCAAATCCCTCGTTCATCGTATCCAGCGCGGCGGCGATGCGCTGGCCGAGCAGGATCTGCTCGCCATGGCTGCCGCCACTCAACAGACTGCGCAGAAGAAGCGCATAACGCGCGCCACCCGGTTCGTCGGAAACGGCGATCACATGGGCCGTTGCCTCGAAGAGCGAGCCGTTGTCGTGGCGGAAGGAGAAGGCGTGCGTATTTTCCCGCCCCGCTACGGCATGACGGGCCAGCAGGGCCGCGACATCCGCCCCATCGATGATGGGGGCATCGGCGGGCTTCTGGCCATTCCGGTTCCAGCCGAAGGCACGCGCCGCCGCGTCGTTGTGCGAGACGACATGCGCCTCAGCATCGACAATGAGCGCGGGAAACGGCAGGTTCTGGTAAAGTGCCGCGGCAAAGCCGGTCATCGCTGGTGCCCCTCTCCCTGGCGATCACGCCGGCTGGCAAATGCCGGCCGGGATCGCGAGACTAGGCAAAACCATCAGCGAAAGAAAGGTGCAAGGATTAAGGGGGCTTGCACCTGCTGATTTCAGGCGCGGACCGTCGGTTGGCCGG encodes:
- a CDS encoding ATP12 family protein codes for the protein MRDILSDLSDAMSDPDPVRRAQIQMKRPLPKRFYKEVSTDASEEGFRILLDGRPVRTPGKKLLAVPTQAIADRLRAEWDGQGEEIDPAKMPVTRLVNTAIDGVADNFDAVFDEIVRFSGTDLLCYRADSPTGLVDRQRDGWDPVIRWAADAKGARFILIEGVIHQEQPVPAVAAFSAALAAYRHPLALACLHTVTTLTGSALLALALAEGEIDADKAWALAHLDEDWQIEHWGTDEEAFRRRELRREEMDIAASVFAEISR
- a CDS encoding HAD-IA family hydrolase → MRLVLFDCDGTLVDSVGLIHEVMARTFVDFGHARPDVSETKAIIGLTLDIAIARMQGKPHVDDEALAMTAHYKATYMGVRGEPGFQEPLFPGIAEMMARLEREDDLILGAVTGKSRRGLDLIRATHGFDKTFFVSRTADDCPSKPHPAMVTECCSEAGIDAARTVVIGDAIYDMQMAKAAGAAAIGVSWGYASVPELVEAGADHILRTPADLLEWLEISDA
- a CDS encoding RluA family pseudouridine synthase, whose translation is MAGIEHRQVENDEAGMRLDRWFKTHYPGLGFGPLQKLLRSGQVRVDGGRVKSDTRVQPGQMIRVPPMEVDAKAAKAGPIAGRDLKHSSDHELLSRMLLHEDDKVIVLNKPPGIAVQGGSGINRHIDQMLEAWTSPKGEKPRLVHRLDRDTSGVLVIARTRGAAQKLTAAFRERDTKKTYWSLVMGVPKKREDKISTWLVKEQTPDGDRMRIAKHGEDGADHAVSFYRIIEQAAQNFAWLEMEPYTGRTHQLRVHAAHIGHPIIGDPKYFEAEFNWAFPGGVQNKLHLHARRIDVPHPSGGRLRVTAPMPAHMVQTWNLFGFDMTSADEED
- a CDS encoding Lrp/AsnC ligand binding domain-containing protein, coding for MKPIFVQLQCAPGKTYEVADALYATELISELYSTSGDYDLLLKIYVDSEEDIGKFINDHVASIPGIMRSLTTLTFRAF
- the gcvT gene encoding glycine cleavage system aminomethyltransferase GcvT, whose amino-acid sequence is MDVSSELKKTPLHALNLSLGGRMVPFAGYEMPVQYTAGVMKEHLQTRAAAGLFDVSHMGQVTVRARSGDNADAARALETLVPVDVLGLGEGRQRYALFTNDDGGILDDLMIANRGDHFYVVVNAACKDADFAHMQAKIGDVCELTLHNDRALVALQGPHAESVLAELWADVSSMRFMDVRACDLHDADCIVSRSGYTGEDGFEISIPADLAEAVCRRLLDHPDVLPIGLGARDSLRLEAGLCLYGNDIDTSTTPVEGALEWAIQKVRRKGGERAGGFPGADIILDQLENGAERRRVGLKAEGRAPIRGGAVLATDAEGEDVVGTVTSGGFGPNVDGPVAMGYVTKSAATPGTQLYAGVRGKFLPISVATLPFVKNTFKR
- the gcvH gene encoding glycine cleavage system protein GcvH, which gives rise to MLKFTEEHEWLQIDGDVATVGITAHAAEQLGDLVFVELPEVGATFSKGGDASTVESVKAASDVYCPLDGEIVEVNEAIVADPSLVNSDPQGAGWFFKLKLANKADADGLMDEAAYKELVG
- the gcvP gene encoding aminomethyl-transferring glycine dehydrogenase, producing the protein MSLPKDFAFTDYQPYDFANRRHIGPSPKEMEAMLKVVGYPSLDALIDDTVPKSIRQTKALEWGAPMTEREALDKMRETANRNKKLVSLIGQGYYGTITPPVVQRNILENPAWYTAYTPYQPEISQGRLEALLNYQTMVCDLTGLDVANASLLDEATAAAEAMAMAQRVAKSKANAFFVDENCHPQTIALLKTRSEPLGWQIIVGDPFTDLDPVDVFGAIFQYPGTYGHVRDFSGLIARLHQTGAIAVMAADPLALALLKSPGEMDADIAIGCTQRFGVPVGYGGPHAAYMAVKDAYKRSMPGRLVGVSIDARGNRAYRLSLQTREQHIRREKATSNICTAQVLLAVMASMYAVFHGPQGLKAISQSVHQKTVRLAMGLEKLGYTVEPEVFFDTITVHVGKLQGIILKTAVAEEVNLRKIGDDRIGISLDERSRPVTLEAVWRAFGGDFEVAEFEPGYRLPEDLLRTSEYLTHPIFHMNRAESEMTRYIRRLSDRDLALDRSMIPLGSCTMKLNATAEMLPITWPEFAEIHPFVPADQAQGYRHLIEDLSQKLCDITGYDAVSMQPNSGAQGEYAGLLTIRAYHLANGNTHRDVCLIPTSAHGTNPASAQMVGMKVVVVKVSDNGDIDMDDFRAKAEQHADNLSCCMITYPSTHGVFEENVREICEIVHKHGGQVYIDGANMNAMVGLARPGDIGGDVSHLNLHKTFCIPHGGGGPGMGPIGVKAHLAPFLPANPTTGEAGAVSAAPFGSASILPISWSYCLMMGGEGLTQATKVAILNANYIAARLKGAYDVLYKSAKGRVAHECIIDTRPLVDSAGVTVDDVAKRLIDCGFHAPTMSWPVAGTLMIEPTESETKAEIDRFCDAMLAIREEARAIEEGRMDKVNNPLKNAPHTVEDLVGEWDRPYSREQACYPPGAFRVDKYWSPVNRVDNVYGDRNLVCSCPPLEDYADAAE
- a CDS encoding response regulator, producing MAGSARKLIVVDDDPVDVRFVMRAFSDAGSPIEITHVADAEQASDRLDIEAFDYILLDINMPGTSGMDLLKRLRARTRTAVTPVIMLSSSSNSVDVNRAYQNGANAYAVKPSTVSGYRDFAEGFTRFWVDVAVAP
- a CDS encoding PAS domain S-box protein, giving the protein MTGFAAALYQNLPFPALIVDAEAHVVSHNDAAARAFGWNRNGQKPADAPIIDGADVAALLARHAVAGRENTHAFSFRHDNGSLFEATAHVIAVSDEPGGARYALLLRSLLSGGSHGEQILLGQRIAAALDTMNEGFAIFDQEERLVMFNRSYKERCGHARDAVRVGATLESIARASLRVGMFPGVQEGTPEAEETVRQRLESHRNTDSGGSVFQFGKDRWIRGESHVAETGDIVALRVDVSELKRAEAALEEKRRDYLSLLQILPDMILRFDRNLTIRFANDKYAAHVGSTTDELVGRYLPDVACAPEQTADLMNIDSYTREAPVRSLEVCTEGPDGKEDWMFWTAVAIFDESGVTEVVSVGRDITEAKHQQHKVEAQTNELRRKNEALDQFTATVSHDLKAPLRHLSMFAEMISEDLHRGEFAELAHYSDHVRKSAARMRRIIDSLLEFSQIAYRITSPKPVALADVVRDALVLLETHVQETSGRVDIRSLPEVMGDPELLKRLAQNLIGNALKYHHPDKAPVVRVYSQHNEAGIAFVVEDDGIGIDPQHVERIFDVFQRLHRDESVYQGTGVGLALARRIVESHNGVIALDTTYGPGARFVVTFPQPVKSRGNERGRLG